The DNA window AAGCATGGCACTGAAAAGATCGGCCACAGGAAGCCACAGATAAACACTTATGTATCTGCTGAGCCACTGGGTAAGAGTGCTCTGAAATCCATCCCAGACAGATATGGCAAATGCGATCGGCCCCAGTATCGAAAGAACGATTAAAAAGAAAGTCCGGATCGTATCAACCACCAGCGCCGCAGCCTGAAAAAGCAGTTCTAGGATTTCCCTTAATTCTTTTTTGATTTCCTGCTTGATATTGTAGACTGCCTGATCCCTGTACATACTGACCATCGTTGCGATATCATCAAATGACCATCCCAGATCATCAAGCTTTTTGTCAAACTCCTCGTCTGATACCAAATAAGCTGTTGCAGGATTCCGTAGCATCGCTTCCTTTTCCAGTACATCTTTTTGCTGTTGCAAGGTATTGAGATCCAGTACCTGCCCTTCCAACATTGAATGAGTTCCCTTAACAATTGGACTAAGTACTCCGTTAATTGTCCCTAGTACGATTGTAGGGAAAAACATAATGCACATGCCTATCGCAAATGGTCTTAACAGTGGAAAAACATCAATTGGCTCTGCCCTACTTAATGCCTGCCAAACCTTTAGCGCCACATAGAATAGTGCGCCCAGACCCGCCACGCCTTTTGCTACAACAGCCATCGTTTCAGAAAGGGGCATCATTTCATCATAGAGACCTCTTAGGATCTCATGTAAGTTGTTAAATTCCATAACTGTGAGAATTTGTTACCAATATTTTTGATTAGCTGTGCCATATAAGTCCATGACGCGCTTCGTGTCATTCTGCTTTTTAGCTCGTAGGATGCTCACAGAGATATTTTTATTGGTGTAATATCTTACAAGGCTATGGTATTCTTTAACCTCTTTATACACTCGGTCAATAATCTCCATACGCTCCTTATCATTCAATGATAAGCTGCTTGAACTAACAATCTGCTTAAGTTCTTTCAGCAGTTCAGTACTCTCGTTAAGCAACGCGGAATAACCGTTTCCTATCGCTACCAGCTCGGCAGTAGAAAAATTCTTATCATTCAGCATTTTTCCAAAATTGTTGACGTACAAGTTGCTTACATCCCCGACCAGTAAAACGGTCTGCTGAACTTTTCTTGCATCTTTAACCAGGTTATTGACTGCCTTCAGCTTGTCGTAGTATTCTTTTCCCTGTTCATAAACTTTCTTAACTTCATTGAAGTTCTTGACCACATTGCTTACTGTACTTGAGGTTTGTACTATTTCATTGGCGGAGTTCAATATTCCTGAAGCCAGGTTGCTTGGATCAGTAACTACCCATTGTGCATTTGCCTTTTGTGTGATGACAAGTGATAATGACATCAGCACGGTCATTAATAAATTTTTCATTCTTTAAAATTTTAGGATTATTTAGTTTTTTGAATTGTCTGTGGCCGAAAGCCCTTTGATTTTCCGAAGCGAAATCTTTTTGATGGCTGCTTCCACATCGCCGCCCATTTCGTGGGCTAGATCCATCACTTCCATTTTCTCCGATTCCTCCGTGGTGTATGCCAGATACTCCTGCTCGCTCACTTCTGTCGCGTAGACCGCCGAATGCGTTCCTCCAAGTCCGATCCATACTTCCTTATATTGCGCTTTGGATCATTGTCCTGATTGATCGAAAGTATCTGCGATTTTTCGCGTTCCGTAAGTCCGAGCATTTTTTGGATATCGTCAAATTTGTTGGCGTATTTACGCTGGTCGAGTAAGATCTTGCAGTCACTGTTGTTGATGATTGTTTCCTTGACTATCGGAGACTGTATGATATCATCCACTTCCTGAGTCACCACGATAGCTTCACCAAAAAATTTCCTGACGGTCTTAAATAAATACTTTATGTATTCAGCCATTCCTTCTTTCGCTATGGCCTTCCACGCCTCCTCTATAAGTATCATTTTACGGATTCCTTTTAACCGCCGCATCTTATTGATAAAGACCTCCATGATGATGATCGTAACCACCGGAAACAGGATTTTGTGATCTTTGATCGCATCAATTTCAAAAACAATAAATCGCTTATTAAGCAAATCAAGCTCTTTTTCTGAGTTTAGTAAGTAGGCGTATTCACCGCCTTTGTAATATGGTTCCAGCACATTTAAAAAGTTCGCCAGATCAAAATCCTTCTCCCGTACTTCCTTGTCCAAAAGAACCTGTTTGTAGTCGCCTTTCACATATTCGTAGAATCCGTTAAAACAGGGTATTTCATTATTGTTTTTAATTCTTTCGATGTATCCTGCGACTGCATTGGACAATGCCACTTCCTCACTACGTTTAGGAGCTTCGTCGTCCCTTTTCCACAAGGTCAGGATCAAGGTCTTGATACTTTCCCTTTTCTCAATATCAAAGACATTATCTTCGGTAAAGAAGGGATTGAACGAGATCGGGTTTTCTTCCGTGTAAGTAAAATAAACCCCGTCCTTTCCTTTTGTCTTACCTTTGATCAGCTCACAGAGCCCCTGATAGGAATTACCTGTATCCACTAACAGTACATGGGTTCCCTGTTCATAATATTGTCTCACCATATGATTGGTGAAAAATGATTTTCCACTTCCATTTTTTGGGTGGGCTGGCGGGCTACTCAATTAAGAATAGCCCGCCAACCCCCAGATGGCCCTAAGATGAAACGGTTTCTATTCGTGATAATCCCCTTTTTCATGGGAAGATCACTGATATCCAAATGCACCGGTTTCCCAGTCAGCCTGTCCGCAAGCTTGATCCCAAAAGGAGAAAGTGAATTCTGATAGTTGGTCTCCTGCGTAAAAAAACACAATGCCGGTTCGATGAAAGTGTAAAAGGATTCTTCGGCTGGAAAATCACCGGCATTGCCCGGAATTCCCGCCCAATATAGAGTGGCTGCATCTACGGTATTATGGCGGGGCTTACATTCCATAAGAGCAAGTGCACTTCCGACATCATTTTTCAGGTTACGCAGATCATTTCGGTCTTCACTCCACGCAAATACATTATAATGGGCCCTGATCGATGGTGAACCGTGGGAGTGTGCTTCATTCAGATAACGTTCTATCCATTCTTTATTGATCTGGTTCGCCCGACTATAACGTGCCAATGAGTGCATATTTCTGGCGGACTTCTCAAATTTTTTGAGGTTCTCAGAACTATTATCGATGAACAGGTACTGGTTATAGATATGGTCGCAACTTAGCATCAGTCCCACAGGACTGGCAAAAGACAACATACAGTCACTGCGATCCGTGGAAAGCCTATCATAGCGATTGCAGTCAGAAACAGCTCCCGGAAGATCGTCTGTACTGGATAAGGTATGAAGTACCATCCTCTTACTTCCTATCCTAAGTTCCTCTGCTCCCAGAGCCATATCCTGCAGAACTGGGTTGGCATCACGTGACAGTGTAAAATACTGTTCAAGGATTCCGGTTTTCCCTTCGCTCCCCAATATTTCAGCTTCACTCAGCTGATCCATTGTTATATGACCACTGTCATTGATGATACGCTGGAACTGGCTTACCGATTCCAGAAAACGCCGCATTCCTTCCTTATCCCTTATTTCTTTTGGAACAAGATTGCCCCTGCACAAACTGCTAAAATTGCTCTGGGACTGCATCCTTGCTTTTGTGGTCTTTGTCAGGAAAATATAACAGTAGTGATTAAGAAACGGTCGCTCATTAAAATGCAGCTGGAAAGAACGCGACAAAAAACTATGTTCAATTCTTTCAAGATCCGGCTGGTAGTTTTCCTTTAGATACCAGTCCTGTTTGTGCAGGATACTATAATCCGGCAAAGTCTTGATCGCTTTACTCCATGAGGAATGAATGGATTCGTACACATCCGTGCCCACCGTAAAAATTTCCGGTAGCCTTACACGGAAACACACCGTAAGGTCTCCTTCTTTCGATATAATACAATCGTTCTCAATTGCAAGGAGGGGAAAACGGCTTTCTAACGTAGTTGTTTTAGAGATATTTCTCATGATAGCCTTGAAGATTTAGTGTTAAAATTTTGAATTTTCTCACCTTTTGCAACTGGGTATTTAAGGTAAGATTGCACGGGTTGACGGGTGATGATATATCGTGGATGCTTTCTTTTTGCACCTAATTTCATCAGTCCATGTTCACCGTATTTGTTGTTCAGGGTGAAAGTTTTCCAGATGATCAGGGAAGCAGAAATAAATCCTATCGAAAGGCATATATACATATTTACGTCTGCCATGTACAGCACCATGACAAGGATAAGTACCAGTAATAACCCTCCGGCAAATCCAAAAAGGTATTGGGCTTTCAAACCTTTAAATTCAACTGTACAGCCGATGCCTTTATTTATGTTCCAGGTTTTCATTTCAGTATGATTTAAAGTTTATGGTTCCCTGCACTAAACCCAGGTCATAGTTGGCGGTAAGCACTTCAATCTTTTTCTTTGGTATTTTGCCTGAATGTTTATCGACTAGTACCTCTTTCTGCATTTTGACCGTGTGCCAGTCAAGATCCTTGCTGAATTTGTTTAGGATATCACTTGGATAGCTACTCAAAAGAAACTTTCCCTTCGCATTGGATAGACATATTAGTAGAGATTCAAAATCATGTTTGCTGTACCCATCGTAATGACCGCAGTCACTGTTAAAGTAAGGCGGATCAAAATAATGAAAAGCCTTTTCGTGATCACGTGAATTGATGATCCTAATGGCATCCGTATTTTCGATCTGAACATTCTGAAGTCGTATAGCATAATCCTCACAGAACGATACTCGCTTATTGCTCAATCTTCTGGTAGAAGTCTGATCCCGAACATCATAACCCCATGAATCACCAATCTTCGCGCTAAAAGACTGATTGCATAATACCCAGACCGCCCAGGCGCGTTGTAATCTGTCAAAGAGATGGGGACTGTTATAGATCACGAGCGCATCGCTATGAAGAGATCTACTGTGAAGCGTTATACGGATCATTTTCTCCAGTTCAACAAACTGATTTTTAACCATCTCGTAAAAATTGATCAGTTCACGGTTGTAATCGTTGATCACCTCAACCTCAGATCTCGGTTTCGACCAGAAAATTGCGCCTCCCCCCACAAACGGCTCTACGTAGGTATAATGTGGTGGAATAAGCGGAATAATGATCCTGGCCAGCTGTTGCTTTCCACCATAATAGGTCAATGGGGTAACCATCTTATTTTTTGCCATAATTGAAAAAAATTAATAGGGTTAGCCTAAAGGAAAAATGATCGCAAAATGGTCGCAGCAACAATCAGGAATATACAGGCGCCGAACCAGCTCGCCGCTGTCTTTGAAGTGTCAGGGTCACCCGAACTAAATTTGTTGTACACTTTAACACCTCCGATCAGTCCGACCACAGCACCAATAGCATAGATCAGCTTTGTTGCCGGATCAAAGTAGCTTGTAACCATCTGCGTTGCCTCCTGAATACCTGCAGCGCCATTTCCCTGCGCAAAAGCCCCATTGCTGATAAGCGAAATAAACAGCAACGCTAGCAGAATTTTTTGTCTTGATTTTTTCATGTTTCATTACATTTTAAGTTTGTAATACCCGCCTTTGCGGGCTTGGAAACAAAGGTGTTCGAGATTAGATCAAATTTGGAGGCAGGTGGTATCAGACGTACTAAGTTTGCCGTTGATGTCCTAATCGGCTTTGCAAAAACACAAAAAAACCGCCAGATTGGAAAAGTCTGGCGGTTGTACTATTATCTGCTACAATTTCCGTCCCTTCTTATTTTCTTTATTTTCATATTTTTTTTTTACTTCATCCTTGATGGGTTGTTTGAGTTTATTTTCAGAAATAATTTGATCGATTCCTGACTTATTCCACGGGATCACATCGGCCTTAAAGTCAAGCCGAAGACCCGTTTCTTTTAAGCCTTCTATTTCCCCCCACCCCCATTTTCGATTCCACCCTACGGGATCAAGGGTCTTCACAAATGGTATTTCAACAAATAATAGGTCTTTTGGATATTCTACAACTTTATCCCATTCGATCTTCCCTATTTCATGTGTTTGAGGGTCATAAGGAAATGCATAGGTATTTTTTTCGTCAACATACCAGTCCTCCAGCTCATCAAAACTTATCCCCATCGTCGAAAAATCATCTTTAGGCCGTAAAAGATCTATCCGGGCATCTGCATAAAAGATATGGCCACCAATTTCAATTGTTGGCAGCTCACCATTTTTAATGCGTCTTGTTAATGCTTCCTGATCGACCATAAGCTCAAAATCGCTCAGTAAAAGGATTTCCTCAACAGCTTTATTGTATTTCTCTGCCATCTGCTCTGGGGCCAGTGTAACAAATTGCGGAGGAATTATAGTTAAATCCTGTCTACTTATCTTGTCGAAATGATCAAAGCGGTATCCTGCTTCCCCCAGATCGATCATATCCTCCAATTTGTAGCGGTTTTCTGGATTAGCCCTTTCTCGAAATTCGAATTTCTCCACATCAACGATAAACTCAATTCCGTAATCTGGATCTGTATAGATCGGTAGTTCTTTTTCCATAACTCAGCATTTTATTATTTTTTATTAATGTAATTGCTGAGCTAAAGTCTGCCGTAGAGGTAACTATTTTGTGAATTGGAGAACATCTAGGTACCATTTTTCCTGAATATTCCTATCTAATTCCAAAATTTCAAAATTTTGGCAGCATCCCTTTCTTGGGATTCTCTTTGAAACAGAAATTTTTATTCCTATATATAATTTAATAAAAGCCTAAAACGCCATTTTAAGATTGAATTATCTTTTATAAAAATGAGCGATACTACACTATGTGCGATCTGCTTTACGCAGGCCTTTTTTCGTAAGAAAACAAATCAAAATGCAATTATGTTAAAAACCAATCCTTACTGGTCAATATCCGACCATATTTAGCGCTTACCAGTTATTAATTTTGATACAACATAGATCGTTACTTAACCTTTATTCAGATTATGAATTTGACAGCACCTTTTTTAAATGCCACCTTTAAGGGTATTTTAGTCATTGTTAGCTTAGTATTGTTCCTTTGTAACGGCCAGGTTTTTTGTCAAGCTAAGGTTGGTGACCAAGGTAGTGGTAAAATGGTCCTTAAGTGGTATCTCTCGCATGTCGACCATCAAGACAAAATGGAACTTTATTATAAGTTCACGTACTACATTAAAGGTAATTTAGTTTTAAGACAAGAACTAAAAAATGATAGCAGCTTAATTGAAAAGAACAAATCTGACGATCGATACTTGACTATAACTAAGTTTACACCCACTTATCTTATCAATCTCTCGAAAGAGCTAGTACGATACAATAGTGAAGCAGATTCTAACAAAATAGAAGAAGTTGCTTTGGCTAATTACGAACCCGAGCTGTTTTATAAATGTGCAGTAGCACCTCCAAAAATAACACACCTTGATACATTAGGTAATCAAACTATAACAGTAGCAGGTCAGCGGTGTATAATAGGTAAAGCACATATTCTAAATTCTGATTTTGAATTTGCATATACCAAATCACGACTAAATGTTAAATCCCCTTTAAATCTATTTGTTCCTAATTTTCCTTATCAAATCCTTTGGATTAAAATTCCTCTTGACAATAATCCACAGGGCATACAGACCTTCGTAATTGAAAGTACTTCCGAAACAATACCTGAAAATATTAAAAATTCAATAACCTGGTAATCGATCATTATTTAACTTAAAATATATTATTATGAAAACAAAAAATCTGGTATTGACAGCAATGTCATTATCCCTCCTCCTTGCGTGTAAAAAGCAAGAAACAATCACAACGGAAGTTGATTACAAAAGGAAGCTAGAGCAAGAATTTAACTTAACTTCTACGACTTCTTCTGTTAAAATGTCTAATAAAGAAAGTAAGCCAGTTCATAATTTTGCAACTTACGAGGAGCAATATAAGTATCTAAAAGAATTGGTCAAGAATACTGTCATTTATGATACTGTAATTATCTATCCATCAAGCAAAATTAACTCTAAATCGAGTTCAACCGATGGGCTTAAATTGGTTGGAAAAAATAATAAAGCTTTCGAAGCCGGCGATAAGGGAGTTGAGCAAAACTTTTATACGCGCTATATCTCAAAATCAGCAAAATCTTCTGTTACTAATACCTTTACACTTTCATACTCAGTTTCAACAACTGCGAACTGGCCTTGGAAAAGGGAAACACCAAGTTCGCCACCAGCGTATCTTGGATACTGCTACCTTTCAGACACCAATGCTTACGGCCCGTATGTAACATATGCCGGCTTTATGCAATTGACCAACTACAATGTAGTCCTTAGCGCAAACGGTGGGGGTGGCTCAGCTAATGGCACCGCACAGCTGTACGCGACCACCGGGGGTTTTACAAATTCTGTATCTGTAGGCTTACAGGGTACTTTCACATTAGTTTCACCGGCAACACCGCAAAGCCCGCTAATGATCTATTATACCTTTACAGCAACGGAACCTACATTACCTTAATGGTGATTGAAACCTAGCTTTTGTTTAATAGCAATGTTAATCCACTTCTTTATTTTAAAGAAGTGGATTAATGTTAAATAATGTCTATTTATTTGGGGTTCCTCAGATTCTCCTACCCTTTTTCCCTGATTTAATTGGTGACTTCGCCTCTTTATTTTCCATTCTTTTGTAAGCGACCTCAGATAAAATCTGGTCCACAATTTCTTTTATCGGCTGGGGAACAGAAACTGACCTATCTTTCACTATGTCTTTTTTATTGGTCACTTCTGATAGCCAATCAATATAACTTCTGGCATCAGCCATATTAATAGGTTCCATTTTCCTGTAGCCTACATTTTTAGAATCATCAAGTCCTATATAAAAACCATGATCGGGAAAATCAAGCTTATCATAAACGATGATAATATTATCCATTGATTTTTGTGAAACATTATTTTTATGACTGGCTATTATCCGGCCTTTGTATTCTTCGATCACATAATCGGGATCATTCTTTGCTATCATGTCTGTTTACTTTAGTAATTATTGATACTTAATGCTTCCAACTAGTATTGAACGAATACATTATCAGATAAAATCTACGATGTCGAAATCGTCTAGTGCATTAGGGTTGTCTTTTGGAATGACACTTTTCTCTTCCGATATTGATTTATCCAAAAGCTTTGCAATTTTTTGGGATGCGCCATCGATAGAATCCCGCATCATATTAAAAAACTCAGTCCCCTCAATTTTTTGAATAATCCCAGCGGTTTCTCTTTCCTGAACTGTATCAAGACTGTCCTGTTGCAACAACTTTCCAACTTTCGTCAGCTCCTCTACAGAAACCGCCTGAACAAAACGATCATCATCTGGTGGGACATCATTATCATCATCTTGCTCTATAACATCACTGGATTTAATGTCATCATTATTTTTATTCTTGATAGCGTCGGTATCTTCCTGTCCTGCTTTAGTGGCGATCAATTTTTCTACCAACTTTTTCCGATTGGCCAACCACGCAGGCATCGTTTCTTTCTCAGCAATTACGACCTTTCCTATGACATCTGGTAAAGTCTTCTCTTCGACCTGCTGACCCTTACGTTCGGCTCCCCCAATTTTCACTTTCTCAACCAGCAGTAGTATAATCACCACTATCAGACAGATCAGTATTGCAATCTCTATTAAATTGTCCATGATCCTAAAAAAGTGGCTTAGATTTGTTAATGAATTCATTTATCAGCATATCTTCAAATACCGTGAAATGATGCCTCAATATGTTATCCAGCAAAGCATAGAGTGGTATTTTATCCTCTCCTATAACATTCGCGATTCTTGACAATCTGGTATGATGCTCACTGCTTACATAGATACTTTTATGACCCCGTTTATACATAAAAGTATCTGATAGGAACAGTGATTCGTAATTCACATTATCATAAACTACCTGCTGACGTAGTTTTACGGTAACTTCAACTTGATTTTTTGGCTTTTTCATCTTATAAAATGGGTTTAAATTTTTTATTGAAATAATCGGTAATCTCCTCGCCATATTCACGGAAATGATTTTCCAGTATATTGTCTATATAGGAATACAGCGTTACTTTGTCCTCACGGGTCAGCTGCACTATGCGCAAGAGCCGTTCGTGATATTCAGACCGTATATAGACAACCTTCCCGCTCCTGCCCGTAGGGAAACGGTTGGCAAGAAAAAACTCTTCGTAATCTACCTTTTTGCCGGACCTTGTCCTGGACTTCTCGGCTTTGGCCGTAGGATCTGCAATTTTATCCGCGCTCTCCTCTGTATTTCCCGCAGGTAAAGGTTCATCGCCACTCATGATGTTCATCAGGTACTCCTCATCGATGATCGGTTTCTCAAATTCTTTACGATCTTTCTTCATCTCAGATATGAATTATTTTTAGAAACTCCTTAACAAATTGATCCACACGCGTTATTTTTAAAATTTGTGGATCAGCGGGTAATAATGTTGATTTAAAAACATAATTTCCCGTATCATCAATTTCTTTCCGGAAACGTTTACTGTCCATGATCCGCGTTGCCATAATCGGAAGTGAT is part of the Chryseobacterium camelliae genome and encodes:
- a CDS encoding DUF4133 domain-containing protein gives rise to the protein MKTWNINKGIGCTVEFKGLKAQYLFGFAGGLLLVLILVMVLYMADVNMYICLSIGFISASLIIWKTFTLNNKYGEHGLMKLGAKRKHPRYIITRQPVQSYLKYPVAKGEKIQNFNTKSSRLS
- a CDS encoding DUF3408 domain-containing protein produces the protein MKKDRKEFEKPIIDEEYLMNIMSGDEPLPAGNTEESADKIADPTAKAEKSRTRSGKKVDYEEFFLANRFPTGRSGKVVYIRSEYHERLLRIVQLTREDKVTLYSYIDNILENHFREYGEEITDYFNKKFKPIL
- a CDS encoding DUF4141 domain-containing protein — protein: MKNLLMTVLMSLSLVITQKANAQWVVTDPSNLASGILNSANEIVQTSSTVSNVVKNFNEVKKVYEQGKEYYDKLKAVNNLVKDARKVQQTVLLVGDVSNLYVNNFGKMLNDKNFSTAELVAIGNGYSALLNESTELLKELKQIVSSSSLSLNDKERMEIIDRVYKEVKEYHSLVRYYTNKNISVSILRAKKQNDTKRVMDLYGTANQKYW
- a CDS encoding DUF4134 domain-containing protein, translated to MKKSRQKILLALLFISLISNGAFAQGNGAAGIQEATQMVTSYFDPATKLIYAIGAVVGLIGGVKVYNKFSSGDPDTSKTAASWFGACIFLIVAATILRSFFL
- a CDS encoding DNA adenine methylase, whose product is MAKNKMVTPLTYYGGKQQLARIIIPLIPPHYTYVEPFVGGGAIFWSKPRSEVEVINDYNRELINFYEMVKNQFVELEKMIRITLHSRSLHSDALVIYNSPHLFDRLQRAWAVWVLCNQSFSAKIGDSWGYDVRDQTSTRRLSNKRVSFCEDYAIRLQNVQIENTDAIRIINSRDHEKAFHYFDPPYFNSDCGHYDGYSKHDFESLLICLSNAKGKFLLSSYPSDILNKFSKDLDWHTVKMQKEVLVDKHSGKIPKKKIEVLTANYDLGLVQGTINFKSY
- a CDS encoding DUF3408 domain-containing protein, producing MARRLPIISIKNLNPFYKMKKPKNQVEVTVKLRQQVVYDNVNYESLFLSDTFMYKRGHKSIYVSSEHHTRLSRIANVIGEDKIPLYALLDNILRHHFTVFEDMLINEFINKSKPLF
- the traJ gene encoding conjugative transposon protein TraJ — protein: MEFNNLHEILRGLYDEMMPLSETMAVVAKGVAGLGALFYVALKVWQALSRAEPIDVFPLLRPFAIGMCIMFFPTIVLGTINGVLSPIVKGTHSMLEGQVLDLNTLQQQKDVLEKEAMLRNPATAYLVSDEEFDKKLDDLGWSFDDIATMVSMYRDQAVYNIKQEIKKELREILELLFQAAALVVDTIRTFFLIVLSILGPIAFAISVWDGFQSTLTQWLSRYISVYLWLPVADLFSAMLAKINAMSVQRDIELLSDPSFVPDPENSVYLIFMIIGIVGYFTIPTVTSWIIQAGGAGNFTRNVSQAAMRTGNVGAAAAGAAVGNIGGQLLDNKSNAKGQKSN